Genomic window (Candidatus Bathyarchaeota archaeon):
GTACTTCCTCAAGGCCGTCTAGGCTGTAAGCTAAATATGTAACATTTTCATTTGTGATGAAAGACAATTGAATGTTGGTTGAGTCGTAGGATTGATTTTTTGGAGTTATAATGGTGATGTCTGGTCCGATAGTGTCGATGGAAAAGTAAACAGTGTTCGAAGAACCCATGTTGCCCAGACTATCGTTAGCGTAAATAACTATGCTATGGCCCCCTTGAGGGATGCCGACAAGTTCTATTGGTCCTTGTATAGTTACATTGGCTTGGTTATCTAAACTGTAAGCCATCCATTCGGTTGCTCTATTAACCGTAAAGCTTAGCGATAACTTAGTGTAGGTTTTGTTTTCAGGAGAGGTAATTTGGACTTTTGGTGCAACTGTGCCGTAGTCTGCTGGTTTATACTGCTCATTAACTTTAAGCCAATTTGTGCCATCGAACCCTCCAATAGCGTATAGAATGTCGTCAACAACTGCGATGCTCAAATACGCTCTCGCGGTAGGCATTGGCTCAGCAATGTTCCAAGAGTTATTTTCTGGGAAATACACTCTATTTAGACCAGTAAATTCTCCTGAAGAGAACCCGCCAATATAGAATATTCTTTGAGGTACCATATATCCTTCGGTTGCCGCCGCTGCTCCATAACTGTTAACGTTGGGTAATTGAGCCGACATGTTCCATTCGCCTGTTTTAGGATTAAACACTTGGTTGGCGTCAGTTATGATGGTATTGCCTATTGAGATTGGTTCCCTTGAGCCTCCGATAATAAAGATTTTATCGTTTAGCACTGCTGAAGAGTAACCCTGAACTCCCATAGTCATCGCAGGTCCTGTACTCCAGCTATTATTCACAGGGTCATAAACTTCGTTTATGTCTGTTTCTTTGTAGAATGGGCTTTTGCTATCGTATTTCTTTCCACCAATAAGATAGATTTTGTCACCAACCACGCTTGCGCATAAATCAGCTCTAGGCGTAGGCATGGACGTTTTCGTTTGCCAAGTGTTCGTGGCTGGGTCGTAAACTTCGTTGTTTCCGATATATCCTGAGCCTACTGTTCCGCCTATTACGTAAATTTGGTTTTTGTAAACTGCGATGGCAAAACCGCTTCTCGCAGTAGGCATAGGAGTTTTGGTAGTCCACTGGTTTGTCGCAGGGTTATATTCTTCAACAACATTGAGTGGCGCATCTCCGTTTAAGCCGCCTATGGCATATATTTTCCCATTTACTACAGCGACGCCGAATCCGCCTCTTGCGGTCGGCATTGACGCCATACTAGTCCAAACGCCTTGGTTTTTTGCGCTAGCAGGTAAGACAGTAGCGAACGCTGGCAGAACTGCTGTTGTAATAAGCAGTGCTAGTAGGAATTGGGTTTGTTTCTTTATCGGTAAACCCCCAGCCATCTCTCCTCTATAGAATAACACTTTATGCTTATATTATTAAAGGGTAACTGAGCGGTAAAGTAATCAAGCAAACGATGACACAATGTGAGAAAAAAAGATTAATTCTGTGAAAGCATAATATTTTGCTTGGGTGTTATTATTTGATTAAGAGAGTCTTGGTTGCTGTTGATGGCTCGGAAAATTCTAACAGGGCACTGGACTTTGCATTAGACCTCGCCGAAAAATACAATGCCAATGTAACGGTGCTGAATGTTTCAGAATCGCCCGCTATGGGGGTAGTTTCCCTTGAACCTACTGAGCCTATGGCTTATGCAGGCGGCACTGTGGATTTTTATAAGGACTTTCACCGGTTTCATGAGGACATTTTAAGGAAAGCGGTGAATCGTGCCCGAGAATTTAAGCCTAATGTGACTGTTTCATCAAAGTTGCGGGAAGGTAACGCTGCCTCGGAAATTGTTGCTGAAGCAAAAGAGGGCGCGTTTGATATTATTGTGGTTGGGCATAAGGGGTTGGGCAGAGTTAAGGAGCTTTTTTTGGGTAACATCAGTGAGAGGGTAGCTCATTTAGCGCCTTGTCCAGTCATAATTGTTCGGTAGTTCGCTACTGCAATCTTTAAGGAAGGCTATAGTCGCTTGAGATTTAAGACGTGATGGGGAATAGACAAAGAAGGGATTGTTACGACTATGTGTGATTTCTGTTTCTGGCGCAGTAAAAGTTACCGTTTAACCGCACAAACGCCGGGCATTTTCCGTCGTAGCAGTGTTCTAACCATTGGCATGGCGCACGGACCTCGTGTACTCGAGGCATGTATCCATGTGAATTAACTTTTTCTTTTTGGGTTGTTCGTTTGGAGAGTTGTTCTAACATTGCTTCCATACTAAAACACCTCATCAGCTCCAATAGAAATTGAAATATTATTGACGACGTGTAGTAATTAAAACTGTGTTGCAGTCACTAGGCAACAACAAAAGCATATAAGCACTAAGCTGAAAAGACCTAAAAGTCACGTTTTGCATACAAAGTGTTATTTAGCAGTTAGGGGCTTTGATGTTTTTAGGTGCCATAGAGTGGAGTTCAAAGGAAGAGACATTGTATCTATCGAGGACTTCTCTCAACAAGAAATCAACCACATATTAACTGTTAGCAAGAAAATGGAGCCTCTTGCAAAAAGCGGTTCAGACATACTTAAAGGAAAAATTCTGGCAACACTCTTCTTTGAACCAAGCACACGTACACGACTAAGCTTTGAGACGGCGATGCTCAAACTCGGCGGAAACTACATTGGCTTTGCAGAACCCGACATCGCCTCTGTGCGTAAAGGCGAGAGTCTTGCTGATACTATTCGCACGGTAGAAAACTATTCTGACATAATAGCGCTACGGCACAGCTTGGAAGGCTCAGCGAAACTGGCAGCAGAATTCTCTAAAGTTCCAGTGATTAATGGCGGCAGTGGCGCTCAGGAGCATCCTACGCAAGCACTCATTGACCTCTACACGATGCGTAAGGAAAAGGGCAGAATTGACGGCTTAAAAGTTGCGCTCGTCG
Coding sequences:
- a CDS encoding universal stress protein, whose protein sequence is MIKRVLVAVDGSENSNRALDFALDLAEKYNANVTVLNVSESPAMGVVSLEPTEPMAYAGGTVDFYKDFHRFHEDILRKAVNRAREFKPNVTVSSKLREGNAASEIVAEAKEGAFDIIVVGHKGLGRVKELFLGNISERVAHLAPCPVIIVR
- the pyrB gene encoding aspartate carbamoyltransferase; amino-acid sequence: MEFKGRDIVSIEDFSQQEINHILTVSKKMEPLAKSGSDILKGKILATLFFEPSTRTRLSFETAMLKLGGNYIGFAEPDIASVRKGESLADTIRTVENYSDIIALRHSLEGSAKLAAEFSKVPVINGGSGAQEHPTQALIDLYTMRKEKGRIDGLKVALVGDLRYGRTVHSLAYALALYDVELFLVSPESLRMRKDVLDTIKSKIPVTEASNLDEIMPKVDVLYVTRIQKERFPDPTEYAKVKGTYRVDLKTLENAKKDLIILHPLPRIDEIATEVDATSQARYFQQVWNGIVVRMALLALVLGAVR